In a single window of the Elaeis guineensis isolate ETL-2024a chromosome 8, EG11, whole genome shotgun sequence genome:
- the LOC140851158 gene encoding uncharacterized protein: MSHHLKVDPTCQSVKHKKRSFTPKCQKAISEEVDKLLKTGFIKEAIYSDWLVNVILIKKMNRKWCMYIDFIDLSRVYLKDSYSLPQIDQMMDATSGHKLLNFMDDDALQFEKCRDDLSTTGG, translated from the exons ATGTCCCATCATCTGAAGGTGGATCCAACTTGCCAGTCTGTGAAGCACAAGAAGCGAAGCTTCACCCCAAAGTGCCAGAAGGCCATATCTGAAGAAGTAGACAAACTACTCAAAACTGGCTTCATCAAAGAAGCAATCTACTCGGATTGGCTGGTGAATGTTATcctgatcaaaaagatgaatagaAAGTGGTGCATGTATATCGACTTCATCGATCTGAGCAGGGTCTACCTCAAGGACAGCTATTCGTTGCCTCAGATAGACCAAATGATGGATGCTACTTCTGGACATAAGCTCCTCAACTTCATGGAT gatgaTGCCCTTCAGTTTGAAAAATGCAGGGATGATCTGTCAACGACTGGTGGATAA